In Nostoc sp. GT001, a genomic segment contains:
- a CDS encoding CPBP family glutamic-type intramembrane protease — protein MIFRGLSQKARLLFTIFLTLVFIAVIALWQLSPTQAQLVQKESNYAIHIQQNFNQSAFYPIAQIPSTNLYKPIGDWVGRLILPTKQQLQDGLDWVWMEVQYAPPTAQNLVGKIVRLEWKNKNLLALERVVTRDINFTPEVIKSQKQGNIHPFRLNGVRQVGILRSLTGANPDDETIVVLDSSTIIDANQEKSILQIEREPVLATGRFYGLVKIIKPIESQYKTSLFPNQKQLNDYFLVQHYNPNTNKFNGIEETIRIPQQAIDSRNFTPSSSQQIERSPAGDDGWYIYGAADAKGVFTVRALAPRSLLQIQPRQIITGKELGLNYIQDVNWQNTEKNKGKFNTVLLKPRETQNSLNQSISTWQEGNKAIVLHLFGGIGGRKAEPLGVPYTITGHFAFGIAEVVRDEFTNELRFETKYHQIYAHNPDGIIAGTHTWADYMGNLQRGWLATRPVSDILIEFDPVTQDYDFDGVKLSPLKQFQQQLQITMARYRVGDGTGGAMVSPATSCVQDSSQALYAAILAIKNQVTTTPQIQTWIRANPNHPQTLRFQQLVELGQSFEQQLAPLGIVRADWQSQAGILAGTGIGKTTKPFQDRSIWAGLTTWRTIMPRLAHDDLAAIFLKHGATMQVLRTNQVGGWESNITPIAPTALLGQIKIPFTNISPLSILLNRVLASLVVPRFKDWLVIVVLLIIYSILALPYGWKFGFLQIELWSANWTNKCLLILRCLFLPAIMEELFFRVFLLPHPSEITSWFQWSLWAIVSLLLFILYHPLNAKTFFKAGITTFFNRVFLVLAAFLGIICTVGYTLTGSLFVIVLIHWVVVVVWLIVFGGIRKLDNNQKIQNAKV, from the coding sequence ATGATTTTTCGGGGATTAAGTCAAAAAGCAAGGCTACTATTTACTATATTTTTAACGCTAGTGTTCATTGCAGTAATTGCGTTGTGGCAACTTTCCCCAACACAAGCCCAGCTAGTACAGAAAGAAAGTAATTACGCAATACATATTCAACAAAACTTTAATCAATCTGCTTTTTATCCCATTGCCCAAATTCCATCTACAAACCTTTATAAACCTATTGGCGATTGGGTAGGAAGATTAATTTTACCAACGAAACAGCAATTACAAGATGGTTTAGATTGGGTATGGATGGAAGTACAATATGCACCACCTACAGCACAAAATTTGGTAGGTAAAATTGTACGTTTGGAGTGGAAGAATAAAAATTTGCTGGCTTTAGAACGAGTTGTAACGCGAGATATAAATTTCACTCCTGAAGTGATTAAAAGCCAAAAACAAGGAAATATTCATCCTTTTCGACTAAATGGAGTTCGTCAGGTAGGGATTTTACGCTCTTTAACTGGTGCAAATCCTGATGATGAAACAATTGTTGTTTTAGATTCAAGTACAATCATTGATGCAAATCAAGAAAAATCTATTTTGCAAATTGAACGCGAACCTGTTTTGGCAACTGGTAGATTTTATGGGTTGGTAAAAATAATTAAACCGATTGAATCTCAATATAAAACTAGTTTATTTCCAAATCAAAAGCAGTTAAACGATTACTTTTTAGTACAACATTATAATCCTAATACAAATAAATTTAATGGTATTGAAGAAACTATTCGCATTCCCCAACAAGCAATAGATTCGCGAAATTTTACTCCTTCAAGTTCGCAGCAAATCGAGCGATCGCCTGCGGGTGACGATGGGTGGTATATTTATGGCGCTGCCGATGCAAAGGGCGTATTTACAGTACGCGCACTTGCACCTCGTTCTCTGTTGCAAATTCAACCCCGTCAAATTATTACTGGTAAGGAATTAGGTCTAAATTACATCCAAGATGTAAATTGGCAAAATACTGAGAAAAATAAAGGTAAATTCAATACTGTATTATTAAAGCCTAGAGAAACACAAAATTCACTTAATCAATCTATATCAACATGGCAAGAAGGCAATAAAGCTATTGTTCTACACCTATTTGGTGGAATTGGCGGACGTAAAGCTGAACCACTGGGAGTACCTTATACTATTACTGGACATTTTGCTTTTGGAATTGCAGAAGTTGTCCGCGACGAGTTTACTAACGAATTACGCTTCGAGACTAAATACCACCAAATTTATGCCCATAACCCCGATGGAATTATTGCCGGAACGCATACATGGGCTGATTATATGGGTAATTTACAACGTGGTTGGCTGGCAACACGTCCAGTATCAGATATTCTGATCGAATTCGACCCTGTAACGCAGGATTATGATTTTGATGGTGTCAAACTTTCGCCTTTAAAACAATTTCAGCAACAATTACAGATAACAATGGCACGTTATCGAGTTGGTGATGGAACTGGTGGTGCAATGGTATCACCTGCTACCTCATGCGTCCAAGACTCAAGCCAAGCACTTTATGCTGCGATATTAGCAATTAAAAACCAAGTTACTACAACTCCTCAAATTCAAACTTGGATACGCGCCAACCCCAATCACCCGCAAACATTACGCTTTCAGCAGCTAGTTGAATTAGGTCAATCTTTTGAACAACAGTTAGCACCCTTGGGTATAGTTCGCGCTGATTGGCAAAGTCAAGCAGGTATACTTGCAGGTACGGGCATAGGAAAAACGACGAAACCATTTCAAGATCGTAGTATTTGGGCTGGTTTGACAACATGGCGAACAATAATGCCAAGACTTGCACACGATGACCTAGCTGCAATATTTTTAAAACATGGCGCAACTATGCAAGTATTGCGAACCAATCAAGTTGGTGGTTGGGAATCTAATATTACACCCATTGCCCCAACAGCACTTTTAGGACAAATTAAGATTCCTTTTACCAATATTTCACCACTTTCAATTCTTTTAAATCGCGTTTTAGCGTCCTTAGTAGTTCCGAGGTTCAAAGATTGGTTAGTTATTGTTGTACTGTTGATAATTTATAGTATTCTTGCTCTACCTTATGGTTGGAAATTTGGATTTTTACAGATAGAACTTTGGTCTGCAAATTGGACTAATAAATGCTTGTTGATATTACGTTGCTTATTTTTACCTGCAATTATGGAAGAACTCTTTTTTCGCGTTTTTTTGCTTCCTCATCCTAGCGAAATTACCAGTTGGTTCCAATGGTCTTTGTGGGCAATAGTGAGTTTATTATTATTTATTTTGTATCATCCCTTGAATGCTAAAACATTTTTTAAAGCTGGAATTACCACATTTTTTAATCGTGTTTTTCTTGTTTTAGCTGCATTTTTGGGAATTATCTGTACTGTTGGATATACCCTCACAGGATCTTTGTTTGTGATCGTTTTAATTCACTGGGTTGTAGTAGTAGTTTGGTTAATTGTTTTTGGAGGAATCAGAAAATTAGATAATAATCAAAAAATTCAGAACGCTAAGGTTTAA
- a CDS encoding HAMP domain-containing sensor histidine kinase: MRGWIPGIKLNTIYAKLLGTYLMLTAFGTSLMAGYILWSFHDYFMRSRQVDLDNWTIALSESVADALEEKDIKQVKVLVQRYGAPQTITLRVFSQQGSLLATSDPRLDSQVKDWSQVPGIREALQNRVKQGIAKGVLSNSDRLYITRPIERNGQLLGVIRMSMTLEQLQRQFARVIWSILGTLAITILLCALISSRFARSLSKPIEIMRNFAIRLGGGHFGDKLTMHENNELDQLAAELNRMSERLASLDKERRVFLANVSHELRTPISNVQVTVDALKAGASEEPELRDRFFQTIESEIKRLSRLIHDLLDLGRLEAGVTELEKQAISLDGLINRAVNALEPRMRTLRISTRVNVENLIIQGDPERLLQAIFNLLDNAIKHSPANSQVFISGYIQGKQAIIQIQDQGKGIKEGDLPRIFEQFYTTDPARKGSGNGLGLAISKRIIEAHQGSIIASSTSNQGATFTIHLPIIRNS, from the coding sequence ATGAGAGGGTGGATACCTGGGATTAAATTAAATACAATTTATGCCAAGTTGTTAGGCACATACCTGATGCTAACAGCTTTTGGAACGTCACTCATGGCAGGTTATATCCTTTGGTCGTTCCATGATTACTTCATGCGATCGCGACAAGTAGATTTGGATAACTGGACGATCGCCTTGAGTGAAAGTGTTGCAGATGCACTAGAAGAAAAAGATATTAAACAAGTAAAGGTACTGGTGCAACGATATGGCGCACCACAAACTATAACTCTACGTGTTTTTAGTCAACAAGGCAGTCTATTAGCCACTTCTGACCCAAGGTTAGATAGTCAGGTTAAAGATTGGTCTCAGGTTCCGGGGATACGGGAAGCTCTACAAAACCGTGTCAAGCAAGGAATTGCTAAAGGCGTTTTATCAAATAGCGATCGCCTCTACATTACCAGACCTATTGAGCGTAACGGTCAATTGTTGGGCGTAATCCGAATGTCTATGACTTTGGAGCAGCTTCAGCGACAGTTTGCTAGGGTAATTTGGAGTATTTTGGGAACGCTAGCAATAACAATTCTACTATGTGCGTTAATTAGCAGTCGCTTTGCTCGCAGTCTCTCAAAACCAATTGAGATTATGCGGAACTTTGCCATTCGCTTGGGTGGCGGTCATTTTGGTGATAAGCTAACGATGCATGAAAACAATGAGTTAGATCAATTGGCAGCAGAACTCAACCGGATGAGTGAACGGTTAGCTTCCTTAGACAAAGAGCGACGGGTGTTTTTAGCCAATGTTTCCCATGAACTGCGTACCCCTATCAGTAACGTTCAGGTGACAGTAGACGCACTCAAAGCAGGAGCATCTGAAGAACCAGAATTACGCGATCGCTTTTTTCAAACTATCGAAAGCGAAATCAAACGTTTATCACGATTGATTCATGACTTGCTGGATTTAGGGCGTTTGGAAGCAGGAGTTACTGAACTAGAAAAGCAAGCTATTTCGCTGGATGGATTGATTAACCGTGCTGTCAATGCACTAGAACCGCGAATGCGAACTCTGAGAATTTCTACACGGGTGAATGTAGAAAACTTAATCATACAGGGCGATCCAGAACGGCTATTACAGGCAATTTTCAATTTGTTGGATAATGCGATTAAGCACTCACCAGCCAACTCTCAAGTATTTATTTCTGGATACATTCAAGGAAAACAAGCTATTATTCAAATTCAAGACCAGGGGAAAGGGATAAAAGAGGGTGATTTACCCCGAATCTTTGAGCAATTTTATACAACAGACCCCGCACGCAAAGGTAGTGGCAATGGTCTGGGGTTAGCAATTTCTAAGCGGATTATTGAAGCCCATCAAGGCAGTATTATCGCCAGCAGCACATCAAATCAAGGGGCAACTTTTACTATACATTTGCCGATAATTCGTAATTCTTAA
- a CDS encoding universal stress protein: protein MFKTVLFPIDQSRETREAADVVTNVVKKYSSRLVLLSVVEEPPPDAPSADPMVSPEVVAKLLENAQSLFSEQGIQSETLERQGKPAFTICDVADEIGADLIIMGCRGLGLTEEGADDSVTTRVINLSPCPVLIVP, encoded by the coding sequence ATATTTAAGACAGTACTATTTCCTATCGATCAAAGCCGGGAAACGCGGGAAGCTGCTGACGTTGTTACCAACGTAGTTAAAAAGTACAGCAGTCGCTTGGTGCTGCTGTCTGTGGTAGAAGAACCACCTCCAGACGCGCCTAGTGCCGATCCGATGGTGTCGCCAGAGGTAGTTGCGAAACTGCTGGAAAATGCCCAATCTTTATTTTCTGAACAAGGAATTCAATCTGAAACCTTAGAAAGGCAAGGCAAACCAGCTTTTACGATCTGCGATGTCGCTGATGAAATTGGGGCAGATTTAATTATCATGGGCTGCCGGGGGCTAGGTTTGACTGAAGAGGGAGCAGATGATAGTGTTACCACTCGTGTGATTAACCTTTCCCCTTGCCCAGTGTTGATTGTGCCTTAG
- a CDS encoding NUDIX hydrolase has product MQPKWLEWGQKLQAIAQNGLTYSEGVYDIERYKQLRAIATEIMASYSNVEHTYVLDLFSREVGYATPKVDVRGAIFRDDTILLVKERVDGCWTLPGGWADVGESASEAVVKEVYEESGYQARAIKLLAVYDRDKQGHPPLPFYVYKLFFHCELIGGSPSSSIETEEVGFFREDALPVLSIGRVTPAQITRLFQHYRQPALPTDFD; this is encoded by the coding sequence ATGCAACCTAAATGGCTGGAATGGGGACAGAAGTTACAAGCGATCGCTCAAAATGGGTTGACTTATTCTGAGGGTGTCTACGATATAGAACGTTACAAACAATTACGAGCGATCGCCACGGAAATTATGGCGAGTTACTCAAATGTAGAACACACTTATGTCCTCGATTTATTTAGCCGTGAAGTCGGATATGCAACTCCTAAAGTTGATGTGCGAGGAGCAATTTTTCGTGACGATACTATATTGTTAGTCAAGGAACGGGTAGACGGCTGCTGGACTTTGCCTGGTGGATGGGCTGATGTTGGCGAGTCTGCCAGTGAGGCAGTTGTGAAAGAAGTATACGAAGAATCGGGATATCAAGCACGCGCTATCAAACTTTTAGCAGTTTATGACAGAGACAAACAGGGACATCCACCATTACCTTTTTATGTCTACAAGCTGTTTTTTCACTGCGAACTTATTGGTGGTTCTCCATCATCAAGTATTGAAACTGAAGAAGTAGGTTTTTTCCGTGAAGATGCGTTACCAGTACTTTCCATCGGACGTGTGACACCAGCGCAAATCACGCGACTTTTCCAGCATTACCGCCAACCAGCTTTACCAACAGACTTTGATTAA
- a CDS encoding phenylacetate--CoA ligase family protein, which translates to MNPKSRQQQVIKAFEDFLSTSLETVLQRHLNTQTSPALSLFHDVAANVPAYKAFLAEREINPATIQTLEEFQKLPAIAKQNYILRYPLPDLCRNGQLEACDMIAASSGSSGKPTFWPRFFTDELQIATRFEQIFHDSFYSDSRRTLAVICFTLGTWVGGMFTTNCCRYLASKGYLITVITPGNNKEEILRVVQELGSGFEQVVLLGYPPFLKDVIDTGIARGVEWQQYQIKLVMAGEVFSEEWRSLVGERVGSRNPCYDSASLYGTADAGVLGNETPLSICIRRFLAENPDAAKSLFGESRLPTLVQYDPFTRFFEVQDGGLLFSGDNGIPLVRYDILDTGGIISYDAMLQFLAEWGFNPLENLRSDTQESARGIHQLPFVYVFGRSNFTVSYFGANIYPENVTVGLEQPVIQEWVTGKFVLQVKEDADKNRFLSVVVELAVGVEGSEDQRLAIASSILSQLLRLNSEFANYVPVEYQTPQVTLAPMGDFEYFPIGVKHRYTRQ; encoded by the coding sequence ATGAACCCGAAATCAAGACAGCAGCAAGTAATTAAAGCATTTGAAGATTTTTTATCTACCTCCCTAGAAACTGTACTGCAAAGGCATCTCAACACTCAAACTTCGCCAGCTTTGAGTTTATTTCACGATGTGGCGGCGAATGTACCTGCCTACAAGGCGTTTTTAGCAGAAAGGGAAATTAATCCCGCGACTATTCAAACCTTAGAGGAGTTTCAAAAACTACCAGCGATCGCTAAACAAAATTATATACTGCGTTATCCTCTACCTGACTTGTGCCGTAACGGACAACTAGAAGCGTGCGACATGATAGCTGCTTCATCAGGTTCTAGTGGTAAACCGACATTTTGGCCTCGTTTTTTTACAGATGAACTCCAAATCGCCACACGCTTTGAACAGATTTTTCACGATAGTTTCTATTCAGATAGCAGACGTACCTTAGCAGTGATTTGTTTCACTTTAGGCACTTGGGTAGGTGGAATGTTTACTACTAATTGCTGTCGTTATCTTGCTAGCAAAGGTTATCTGATCACTGTAATTACTCCTGGTAACAACAAAGAAGAAATATTGCGAGTTGTCCAAGAACTTGGTTCAGGTTTTGAGCAAGTGGTGTTATTGGGATATCCGCCATTTTTGAAAGATGTCATTGATACTGGTATCGCTCGTGGTGTGGAGTGGCAGCAATATCAGATTAAATTAGTGATGGCGGGAGAAGTATTTAGTGAAGAATGGCGGAGTTTAGTTGGCGAAAGAGTTGGTTCGCGAAATCCTTGCTATGATTCTGCATCACTTTACGGCACTGCGGATGCGGGAGTTTTGGGTAATGAAACACCCCTAAGTATCTGCATTCGCCGCTTTTTGGCAGAAAATCCCGATGCAGCTAAAAGTCTATTTGGGGAATCGCGTTTACCCACGCTAGTACAATACGATCCTTTCACTCGCTTTTTTGAAGTTCAAGATGGCGGATTGCTGTTTTCGGGAGATAACGGTATTCCCTTAGTGCGTTATGACATTTTAGATACTGGCGGGATAATTAGTTATGATGCCATGCTGCAATTTTTAGCAGAATGGGGATTTAACCCGCTTGAAAATCTTCGTTCTGATACTCAAGAATCAGCTAGAGGTATTCATCAGCTACCTTTTGTGTATGTCTTCGGTCGTTCTAATTTTACAGTTTCTTACTTTGGTGCGAATATCTATCCCGAAAATGTAACGGTGGGATTAGAGCAACCAGTAATTCAAGAATGGGTTACAGGTAAATTCGTGTTGCAGGTGAAGGAAGATGCTGACAAAAACCGATTTTTATCTGTAGTTGTGGAATTAGCAGTAGGGGTAGAGGGTAGTGAAGATCAAAGACTTGCGATCGCATCTTCTATTCTTTCACAATTGTTACGTCTAAATAGCGAGTTTGCTAATTATGTTCCGGTAGAATATCAAACACCACAGGTTACATTAGCGCCAATGGGTGATTTTGAATATTTCCCGATTGGGGTGAAACACCGTTATACGCGTCAATAG
- a CDS encoding phosphoglycerate kinase has translation MSKKSLASLSSADISGKRALVRVDFNVPVDDQGNITDDTRIRAALPTIQDLTQKGAKVILTSHFGRPKGVDDKLRLTPVAKRLSELLGQEVIKTDDSIGDEVAAKVGALQNGQVLLLENVRFYKEEEKNDPEFAKKLAANADFYVNDAFGTAHRAHASTEGVTKFLSPSVAGYLVEKELQYLQNAIENPQRPLAAIIGGSKVSSKIGVIETLLEKCDKLIIGGGMIFTFYKARGLNVGKSLVEEDKLELAKSLEAKAKERGVALLLPTDVVLADNFAPDANSQTVSIENIPDGWMGLDIGPDSVKFFQEALADTKTVIWNGPMGVFEFDKFAKGTEAIAHTLAEIGKTGTTTIIGGGDSVAAVEKVGLADQMSHISTDGGASLELLEGKVLPGIAALDDA, from the coding sequence GTGTCCAAAAAAAGTTTAGCAAGTTTATCTTCGGCTGATATCTCTGGGAAACGTGCCTTAGTGCGGGTTGACTTTAACGTGCCTGTGGACGATCAAGGCAACATTACTGACGATACTCGCATTCGCGCCGCTCTACCAACCATCCAAGATTTGACGCAGAAGGGAGCTAAGGTCATTCTCACCAGCCATTTTGGTCGTCCCAAGGGTGTGGATGACAAATTACGCCTAACTCCCGTTGCCAAGCGTCTGTCTGAGTTACTGGGGCAAGAAGTCATTAAAACTGATGATTCCATTGGCGATGAAGTTGCAGCTAAAGTTGGCGCGTTGCAAAATGGCCAAGTGCTGTTACTCGAAAATGTCCGTTTTTACAAAGAAGAAGAGAAGAACGACCCAGAATTTGCGAAAAAATTGGCAGCTAATGCTGATTTTTATGTAAATGATGCTTTTGGTACTGCACACCGCGCCCATGCTTCTACTGAAGGTGTGACTAAATTCCTCAGCCCTTCTGTGGCTGGATATTTGGTTGAGAAGGAATTGCAATATCTGCAAAACGCCATTGAAAATCCCCAACGTCCTTTAGCGGCAATTATTGGCGGTTCCAAGGTTTCCAGCAAAATTGGTGTGATTGAAACACTACTGGAGAAGTGCGACAAGCTGATCATCGGTGGTGGGATGATTTTCACCTTCTACAAAGCCCGTGGTTTGAATGTTGGTAAGTCGTTGGTAGAAGAAGACAAGCTAGAACTAGCGAAGTCTTTGGAAGCTAAGGCTAAAGAACGGGGCGTTGCTTTATTGCTTCCCACAGATGTGGTATTGGCAGATAATTTTGCCCCTGATGCCAATTCTCAAACCGTTAGCATTGAAAACATCCCCGATGGTTGGATGGGTTTGGATATTGGGCCAGACTCGGTGAAATTTTTCCAAGAAGCTCTTGCAGATACCAAAACGGTAATTTGGAACGGGCCAATGGGTGTGTTTGAGTTTGATAAGTTTGCGAAAGGTACGGAAGCGATCGCTCATACCCTCGCTGAAATCGGTAAAACTGGCACAACTACCATCATCGGCGGTGGCGATTCAGTAGCGGCTGTGGAAAAAGTTGGTTTAGCCGACCAAATGAGCCACATCTCCACCGACGGCGGCGCTAGCTTGGAGTTACTTGAAGGCAAGGTATTGCCTGGAATTGCAGCTTTAGATGATGCGTAA
- a CDS encoding DVUA0089 family protein, producing MAFKFGTPDSETIDGTPANDTLDGGFGNDILNGGDGDDSLQGGPGNDELNGGFGNDILIGVWPGSPLPPGLGETDQLTGGAGVDRFILGDAENVFYDDTNTTSPGFGDLATIFDFDSSQDRIELKGSPQNYRLQVVGSSTRIFLDKPTGEQDEIIGVVQGRNNLRLDSDDFLFYERENAGEATNGTLGSAEGLGSLSSGSNVNLSGQLTTVQPGSSPGFDFFTFSLANPGTVTIRTVTSGDTVLGLFNSAGKLVTSNDDGGGGNSSLITSFLGAGTYSISVSDFPFLPQDGGTFSGSGFNPLSYTLQVSLA from the coding sequence ATGGCATTTAAATTCGGCACTCCAGATTCTGAAACGATAGATGGGACTCCGGCAAATGATACGCTAGACGGTGGTTTCGGCAATGATATCCTCAATGGTGGCGACGGCGATGATAGTCTACAAGGCGGACCCGGCAATGACGAACTCAATGGGGGGTTTGGAAACGATATCCTCATCGGTGTTTGGCCTGGTAGTCCGCTTCCACCTGGATTAGGGGAAACTGATCAGTTGACTGGCGGGGCTGGAGTAGATAGATTTATCCTGGGCGACGCTGAAAATGTTTTCTACGACGATACCAACACTACAAGTCCTGGTTTTGGGGACTTGGCTACTATTTTTGACTTCGACTCTAGCCAAGATCGAATTGAACTCAAAGGATCTCCACAGAACTACCGCCTGCAAGTTGTTGGAAGCAGCACACGAATATTCTTAGACAAACCAACAGGAGAGCAAGATGAGATCATAGGTGTTGTGCAGGGGAGAAACAATCTCAGACTTGATAGTGATGACTTCTTGTTCTATGAGCGGGAAAATGCTGGAGAAGCTACAAACGGTACACTGGGCAGCGCTGAAGGGTTAGGTTCCTTATCATCAGGCTCAAACGTTAATCTTTCAGGCCAGTTAACAACAGTTCAACCGGGGAGTAGTCCTGGTTTCGACTTTTTTACATTTTCTTTAGCAAATCCAGGAACTGTCACTATCAGGACAGTGACATCGGGAGATACAGTTCTCGGACTATTTAACAGTGCTGGGAAGTTAGTGACCAGTAACGACGATGGTGGCGGTGGCAATTCGTCATTAATCACCAGTTTTCTGGGTGCAGGTACGTACTCCATCTCAGTGAGTGACTTTCCTTTCTTGCCTCAAGATGGCGGAACTTTCTCTGGTAGCGGCTTTAACCCTCTTTCTTATACGTTACAAGTCAGTTTGGCATAA
- a CDS encoding serine/threonine-protein kinase, with protein sequence MNSIYCSKGHENSPGSRFCLQCGENLLDTPMSYSIQPGLTLGDRYVIVRQIGQGGFGRTYLAEDVNRFRELCVLKEFSPQVQTAYVVQKAEELFEREASVLYKLQHPQIPRFRELLRLNLGGKEYLFLVQDYVEGETYNSLLNARIQQGLRFTEAEIRQLFFSILPVLEYIHSLGVIHRDISPDNLMLRTVDKLPVLIDFGGVKQVVATVASEYYQPGMVAPPPAPTLLGKIGFAPPEQMQTGLVSPHSDLYAMAATMLVLLTGKQPQELIDTYTLSWQWRREVNLSQDLAQVLDKMLSARPSDRYQSARQVLQALNSPPANYPPTQYPTPPQPTAATVAVSPPPPPSPTPAYPSYPSSSPSSSWWTPTKTFLVAALVAGSVGLIWWGLNGRRDVGQVDPNPTASPIPTSEQPTDPLAQYSPAERERKERLSDRRQQLGIDSNFYVNLVNQVFWDRNPSLRGRTLSNGPEDESLRAEWDKTASELLEKLAPLSNNARQKLGTYTTAERDRWKAEVNKINVGSRSLYDLGDTAFLSVFPEQRGKSFQGQPIGQVWYGFVSDRLSAILGGSAFQKLVFDPGATGKTVSSTLQPGGGKVFIAGLAKDQSLDLKLEANSQVLLSVYSPSGKIRFLEDSSKRSLSTKLPENGFYEFVVVSTATKPVDYQLTITAENPTVPPPPTPTPTETPTPTETSTPTPTPTPTPTPTPTPTPTETATPTPTPTQETTP encoded by the coding sequence ATGAATTCAATCTATTGTTCTAAAGGACATGAAAATTCCCCAGGTAGTCGTTTTTGTCTCCAGTGTGGCGAAAATTTGTTGGATACACCCATGAGTTATAGTATTCAACCGGGACTGACTTTAGGCGATCGCTATGTAATTGTGCGTCAAATTGGCCAAGGTGGCTTTGGACGCACTTATTTAGCTGAAGATGTCAACCGTTTCCGCGAACTTTGCGTTTTAAAAGAATTTTCCCCCCAAGTTCAAACCGCTTACGTTGTCCAAAAAGCTGAAGAACTCTTCGAGAGAGAAGCAAGTGTTCTTTATAAACTGCAACATCCCCAAATTCCCCGGTTCCGAGAACTGCTACGGCTAAATTTAGGGGGCAAAGAATATCTGTTTTTGGTGCAAGATTATGTAGAAGGGGAAACTTACAATTCTTTGTTAAATGCCCGGATACAACAGGGTTTGCGCTTTACAGAGGCAGAAATACGCCAATTATTCTTTTCAATTTTGCCAGTGTTGGAATACATCCACTCACTAGGAGTAATTCATCGAGATATTTCTCCAGATAACTTAATGCTTCGCACTGTTGACAAACTGCCAGTTTTAATTGATTTTGGCGGTGTCAAACAAGTAGTAGCAACTGTGGCTTCCGAATATTACCAACCCGGTATGGTTGCACCTCCGCCAGCACCAACCTTATTAGGTAAAATCGGATTTGCGCCCCCAGAACAAATGCAAACTGGGTTAGTATCTCCCCACAGCGACTTGTATGCAATGGCTGCAACAATGTTGGTTTTACTAACAGGGAAACAACCCCAAGAACTAATTGATACCTATACTCTCAGTTGGCAATGGCGACGGGAAGTTAATCTGAGTCAAGATTTGGCACAGGTATTAGATAAAATGCTATCTGCCAGACCAAGCGATCGCTATCAATCAGCCCGTCAAGTACTCCAAGCCCTCAACTCACCCCCAGCAAACTATCCGCCAACTCAATATCCCACTCCACCACAACCCACAGCCGCCACCGTCGCTGTCTCTCCACCTCCCCCACCTTCGCCAACCCCTGCATATCCTTCATATCCCTCATCTTCCCCCTCTTCTTCCTGGTGGACACCAACAAAAACCTTTCTTGTGGCGGCGCTAGTTGCTGGTAGTGTGGGCTTAATTTGGTGGGGATTGAATGGCAGACGAGATGTCGGGCAAGTCGATCCTAATCCTACAGCCAGCCCCATTCCAACCAGCGAACAACCAACCGATCCTCTAGCGCAATATTCGCCAGCAGAACGAGAACGCAAAGAAAGATTAAGCGATCGCCGTCAACAGTTGGGTATTGACTCTAACTTCTACGTGAACTTGGTGAATCAAGTTTTTTGGGACAGAAATCCCAGTTTACGGGGACGTACTCTCAGCAATGGCCCTGAAGATGAGAGTTTGCGCGCAGAGTGGGATAAAACAGCTTCGGAATTGCTGGAAAAGCTTGCACCACTGAGTAATAACGCACGCCAAAAGCTGGGAACTTACACAACTGCTGAACGCGATCGCTGGAAAGCAGAAGTCAACAAAATCAACGTTGGTAGCCGTTCTTTATATGATTTGGGAGATACAGCTTTTTTAAGTGTATTTCCTGAGCAGCGGGGTAAAAGTTTTCAAGGTCAGCCCATTGGACAAGTTTGGTATGGATTTGTTAGCGATCGACTCAGTGCAATCCTTGGCGGTAGCGCTTTCCAGAAACTTGTCTTCGATCCTGGGGCTACTGGCAAAACAGTCAGCAGTACTCTCCAACCTGGTGGTGGTAAAGTATTCATTGCTGGACTTGCCAAAGACCAATCTCTAGACTTGAAGCTAGAAGCAAATTCCCAAGTTTTGTTATCAGTCTATTCACCCTCTGGCAAAATTCGATTTTTAGAAGATTCTAGCAAGCGTAGTTTGTCAACTAAATTACCAGAAAATGGATTTTATGAGTTTGTTGTAGTTTCCACAGCAACGAAACCAGTAGATTATCAACTCACTATTACAGCGGAAAATCCCACAGTTCCCCCACCACCAACACCCACACCCACAGAAACACCCACGCCCACGGAAACATCCACGCCTACACCAACTCCTACGCCCACGCCCACACCAACTCCTACACCGACTCCCACAGAAACCGCCACTCCTACACCGACACCAACGCAGGAGACAACGCCTTAG